The following coding sequences are from one Mytilus trossulus isolate FHL-02 chromosome 8, PNRI_Mtr1.1.1.hap1, whole genome shotgun sequence window:
- the LOC134727794 gene encoding uncharacterized protein LOC134727794 → MSSNLTVCGVCEYRNISKPSVVWCSECDEGLCEGCREHHAASKATRIHSIVLQSDYQNLPSDILKITNTCSEHDEKYVIFCKKHDSPCCSRCVVETHNDCKDLNAIDDVIKDVKSSSAFLEMEQMLTELSENLQRIRKDRQENIKILRENRTNIEKEVQQTRSLINNHLDRLQENLIKELYDVEKNENKIITNIISLIEEKEREIIKSQTNLDKVKKHASDLQTFLALKHIQRDVSNNEQFMESLIKEEKLNNASISWKNENALEILPNQIKKMGTIILDTKAGEATLTNRKNQQAQIMLPNTYVPTIDDITLTLKQTMKTIGIDITSCCLYDGRMIFSCFNSEQIYVLKTNGSLDFTLNPGSHTSHIYYIEESQKLLVAPGHDFTCITIINMKNRKTEKSIKVGSEIYGIVHKDGNVFYNGGSRGLCVVGLYDDDSITQLVNVRLSTYSSIVMWSDNLYFITYDDTVSCCDLQGTLKWKLEQKNIFTKARGITVDNYGRVYVSCYGSNMVVVISPDGTKHRVLLSKKDGIKNPQALCFDQKSNKLLIANKCNDAFLYNVSK, encoded by the coding sequence ATGTCGAGTAATCTGACTGTGTGTGGAGTATGTGAATACCGAAACATCAGCAAACCTTCAGTGGTCTGGTGTTCAGAATGTGATGAAGGACTTTGTGAGGGATGTAGAGAGCATCATGCTGCTTCGAAGGCGACTAGAATTCATAGTATTGTTCTACAATCCGATTACCAGAATTTACCTTCTGATATATTGAAAATCACCAACACATGTTCAGAACACGATGAAAAATACGTTATATTTTGTAAGAAGCATGATAGTCCATGTTGTAGTCGATGTGTCGTTGAAACACATAACGATTGCAAAGATTTAAACGCGATAGATGACGTCATTAAGGATGTAAAATCTTCAAGTGCATTCTTAGAGATGGAACAAATGTTGACAGAACTTTCAGAAAATTTACAGAGAATAAGAAAAGATcgacaagaaaacattaaaattttacGAGAGAACAGGACAAACATAGAAAAAGAAGTCCAGCAGACAAGAAGCCTGATTAACAATCATCTTGATAGGTTACAGGAAAATTTGATAAAAGAGTTGTATGACGttgagaaaaatgaaaacaaaatcatcacAAACATAATATCATTAATAGAAGAGAAAGAAAGAGAAATTATCAAAAGTCAAACTAATTTAGATAAAGTTAAAAAGCATGCATCAGACCTCCAGACGTTTCTGGCTTTGAAGCACATCCAACGAGATGTCAGTAACAACGAACAATTTATGGAATCGTTGATAAAGGAAGAGAAATTGAACAATGCATCTATTTCttggaaaaatgaaaatgcttTAGAGATTTTACCTAACCAAATCAAGAAGATGGGAACCATAATTCTAGATACGAAGGCAGGTGAAGCAACATTAACAAACAGGAAAAACCAACAAGCTCAGATAATGCTGCCAAATACATATGTTCCTACCATTGATGATATAACACTTACTTTAAAACAGACCATGAAGACAATAGGAATTGATATCACAAGTTGCTGCTTGTATGATGGCAGGATGATTTTCTCCTGTTTTAATAGTGAACAAATTTACGTCCTGAAAACCAACGGGTCTTTAGATTTTACATTGAATCCTGGATCGCATACTTCGCATATATACTATATTGAAGAAAGCCAAAAACTCCTTGTAGCACCTGGTCATGACTTCACCTGCATTACAATTATTAacatgaaaaatagaaaaactgaGAAATCTATTAAAGTTGGATCAGAGATTTATGGAATTGTTCACAAAGATGGAAATGTGTTCTATAATGGAGGCAGTCGTGGATTATGTGTTGTAGGTTTATATGACGACGACTCTATAACACAGCTAGTTAACGTTAGATTGTCTACATATAGTAGCATTGTCATGTGGTCAGATAATCTTTACTTTATAACCTATGATGATACAGTATCATGCTGTGATCTCCAAGGGACATTGAAATGGAAATTAgagcagaaaaatatttttacaaaggCTCGAGGTATAACAGTGGACAATTATGGACGTGTTTACGTATCGTGCTATGGATCTAACATGGTCGTCGTTATTTCACCAGATGGAACCAAACACAGGGTGTTGCTGTCAAAGAAAGATGGTATTAAAAACCCACAAGCTTTGTGCTTCGATCAAAAAAGTAACAAGTTACTTATTGCAAACAAATGCAATGACgcatttctttataacgtttcAAAATGA